A DNA window from Mytilus trossulus isolate FHL-02 unplaced genomic scaffold, PNRI_Mtr1.1.1.hap1 h1tg000024l__unscaffolded, whole genome shotgun sequence contains the following coding sequences:
- the LOC134698863 gene encoding ileal sodium/bile acid cotransporter-like, producing the protein MEKYLLLHNFVVLCILLSMPHTVSAGTIEIKPHVHTDAIFDDEVKIFIFNVSLLLESHEEGSVGVKIVSTNTEVATVTDEIFIIPENKQSNITVTIYGSFLGETALKFLVNKSLNGTLRGDNLDWYDYTETYKLVVKRDSRPIDTAFTVSIIILVCLANVAMGCKTDLAVVKSTLKRPIAPLTGLASQFVLMPLIAFSLGLAFKLDAPLAFGLFAMGCSPGGAASNIYTHLLDGDVSLSVTMTFVSTVASLGFIPMWLYSLGINYIYKEAGSIKIPYQNIITSLLGLLVPVGIGILIQKKKPNWAKNIVKCVPYVTALFLVFVFTVGVYANLYIFRVMTPVVLLSGALAPYLGFAFGALVAFIARQSKKNILTIAIETGIQNTGIAIVLLKVSLPSPDSDISITPPITSAIFTPIPMVIAIIIHMIRKRMQKKTLHQPETNVTMLDDTYPDNMDKNVVEMKFEEVPITDKSGEEKGKGDHL; encoded by the exons ATGGAGAAATATTTATTGCTGcacaattttgttgttttatgcATTTTGTTATCAATGCCACATACTGTCAGTGCAGGAACAATCGAAATAAAACCGCATGTGCACACTGATGCAATTTTTGATGACGAAGTGAAGATATTTATCTTTAATGTGAGCTTGCTCCTAGAATCTCATGAGGAGGGTTCTGTTGGTGTTAAAATCGTCTCTACAAATACAGAGGTAGCAACAGTGAcagatgaaatatttatcattccagaaaataaacaaagtaaTATCACAGTAACCATTTATGGAAGTTTCTTGGGCGAAACAGCCCTAAAATTTTTAGTCAACAAATCTTTAAATGGGacattaaggggagataatctggATTGGTATGACTACACCGAAACCTATAAACTTGTGGTGAAAAGAGACAGCAGACCTATTGACACTGCCTTTACTGTATCTATTATCATACTTGTATGTCTTGCTAATGTTGCTATGGGATGTAAGACTGATTTGGCTGTAGTGAAGTCTACATTAAAGAGGCCAATAGCACCACTGACTGGATTAGCTTCACAGTTTGTGCTGATGCCTTTG atagcaTTTTCTCTTGGTCTAGCTTTTAAACTAGATGCTCCATTAGCATTTGGTTTATTTGCCATGGGTTGTTCACCAGGGGGAGCTGCCAGTAATATCTACACACATTTATTGGATGGTGATGTGTCACTTAGTGTAACAATGACTTTTGTCAGCACAGTTGCCAGTTTGG GTTTCATTCCTATGTGGTTATATTCCCTAGGAATAAATTATATCTACAAGGAAGCAGGTTCCATTAAAATTCCGTATCAAAACATTATCACCTCTTTACTTGGCCTACTTGTTCCTGTTGGGATTGGAATCCTGATCCAGAAAAAGAAACCAAACTGGGCAAAGAACATAGTGAAATGTGTTCCATACGTCACAGCTCTGTTTCTTGTCTTTGTCTTTACCGTTGGAGTGTATGCcaacttgtatatatttagaGTGATGACTCCTGTTGTACTGCTATCGGGAGCTCTAGCACCTTATTTAGGATTCGCCTTTGGTGCTTTGGTAGCTTTCATTGCAAGACAATCTAAGAAAAACATACTCACCATTGCCATAGAAACTGGAATACAAAACACTGGTATTGCTATTGTTCTGTTAAAAGTGTCATTACCTTCCCCTGATTCAGACATAAGTATCACACCACCTATTACAAGTGCCATTTTCACACCCATTCCTATGGTCATAGCTATCATTATTCATATGATTAGGAAAAGAATGCAGAAGAAAACATTACACCAACCTGAAACCAATGTCACCATGTTAGATGATACATATCCAGACAATATGGATAAAAATGTAGTAGAAATGAAGTTTGAGGAGGTTCCTATTACAGATAAATCTGGTGAAGAGAAAGGGAAGGGAGACCACCTTTAG